The Streptomyces sp. NBC_01463 DNA window TTCAAGGAGGAGAGCAGGACATTGGACGCCTCCGCGAGGAAAGTCGTGCGTTCGCGCTCGGTGACGAGTGCCTCTTCGGCAAGTCGCCGGTCGGTGTCGTCGACCAGCCACCACACCACGTCCCCGCTCTGGCTCCAGGTCGGATGCGCCTCGAAACTCTGCGACGAGATCCGCCCCGATACCGAAGGCAGCCCACCGGCCTTCTGATGCCTCCGGGCGGGCGACCGGCCCTGCACGACCGTTTCCAGGTGGGCCTGTGCCAGCCAGTCGGGGACCGTGTCCCGCATGCTCGCCCCAGGCACCGCACCCTCCAGAAGAAGTGCGGCGGCGGGGTTCGCCTCCAGGACGGTGCCCCTCTCGTCAGCCATGATCATGGGGTAGGGGGCCAGGGCCCATAGGTCGGGCGCGGAACGCTGCTCGGTTCGCGTAACGGAGACTCCCTCGGTAGTAGCCATGAAGAGGCCCGCCCGGGGCGAACCGCACCACCTTCCCGCTGACAGAGAATAGTTAACGTGCGGCAAGCATTGCGTGTGGGCGTCCGCGATAGCAACCCACCCCCGCGCGCCGTTTGCTGCAGACGTGTGCTGAGCGGGCATTTCACGACGAAGGCCGCAAGGTCTTCACGCAAGGACCACATTTCGAGCACCTGGAGCGTCAGCGGCCATGGCTCGCGGAACGGCCGTGCCAGTCCAGGCACATCACCAGGGAGTCGTCCGCCGCCGGGCCGGAACCGCGGTGCCCCAGCAGCTCCTGGAGCATCACTCTGGGCACCTGCGGGGCGGGCAGCAGACGGGTGTTGTTGATCGACGCGGCCAGTGCGCGGAGGCTGTACTTCTCACCGCCCGGCGACAGGGCGTCGTAGACGCCGTCACTGATGAAGAGCAGCCGGTCTCCGGGCTCGACCCGGAACTGCTGCGGAACGTACGCGGTGTCCTCGAACATGCCCAAGGGCATCTGCGCCTCCAGCTCGATCGGTTCGACCACTCCCCTGCGCACCCGCCACACCCGTGGTGAACCGGCGTCGATGATCTCCACGTCCCCGGTCGGGAGGTGGAAGCGGAACAGCAGAGTCGACAGGTACTGGCTTCCCCTGTGCTGCCCGTACACCGCCTGATCGGCCAGATACGCCTGGTCGCTCAGACTCAGGCCGGCGCGGCGGGCATTGCGCAGCGCGTTGATGGCGAGGTTCGTCAGCAGCGCGGCGTCGATCCCCTCGCCCATGCCGTTGCTGACGGTCACGTACAGGTCATCGGCAGAGGCGGACCAGTCGAAGCTGTCACCGAAGATGGCATAGGCGGGCTCCAACTGGGCACCCAGGCTGTACTCCGGCCGGGCACAGGAACGCCCCGGCAACAACTGCCACTGCATCTCGGCGGCCAGGGTCAGCCGTTCCGCGCGCCGCGCCTGCAGGAAGACGTCGGTGTCGCGTTCGGCGACGACCACCTCGTGCGCCAGAGCGTCGGCGCACTCCTGCAGGTCCTGCAGTACGGCCGCAGACAGCTCGCCGTCCTCGGCCGCCCGCACTGTGACGCTCAGGACGCCCAGGCGGTCGCCTCGGACGCTGACCGGCAGGTACACGGTCACCGTGGACGCCTGGTGGTCGTGCACACAGTGAGGTTCCTGGGCGCCGAACGCACGACCCGGAGCGCTGTCGTGCACCGGCACCGGAGGCCGGGTGTGCGGCAGGACCCCGACGGGCTGCAGCCGCGTCATCGCGTAGTCGACCAACAGCAGGTCCACCGACCGGGCACCATGCCGGCGCTCGATCAGGGAACGGACGACGTCAAAAATCTCGTGGGGCGCGGCCTCGCGCAGAGAGCGCTCGACCGCACTGGGTCTGTCCACCGGTACCGGACCTACTTTCTTTCGCATATCTTCATCAAAGCGACTGCCAACATCGACCGGCCGGAACGGGCACCAAGGTCCAAACGGGAGTGTCACATGCGCGAGGCCCTCACCTCCCTCCACCAGCACACTTCCCCTGCCGTGCCCGAAATCGGCCAGGTGCTCGAGCTGCTCGAAATCGCCTGGGAGCATCGCCGCGACACGCTCAGCACCGCGCCGCTCTCCCCCGCCCAGACTCGTGTGATGTACATCATCGAGCGGGAGCCCGGCGTCAACCTGAGCACGCTGGGCCGCCGTCTCTCCGCCGCCGCTCCGTCGATCACTCGCCTCTGCGACCGTCTACAAGCTGCCGGCTTCGTGCGCCGAACCCCGCGCCCCGAGGACCGCCGTGAGATGCAACTGGAACTCACCGACGTCGGCATCGCGCACCTGCACGCCATCAGGAACCGCCGCGAGGAAGTCCTCCACCAGGCCATGAGCCGCATGACTCCCGAGGCCCAGAACGCCCTCGCCACCGGACTCATCGCCCTGTGCGACGCGGTCAGCACATCCGGACAGGACATCGGCCACCGAGCATCGGCCTGAGCCACACGCGCCACCCGTCACCTCAGCCACCAGCGGACGCGCCGCTCCGCAGCCTTGATGAGCCGCGTGTACGCAGGGGGCGGCGCGGTCCGGCCGTCCACCACGGTCTGTCACCGCATCCGGCGAACGACCGGCGTCCGACCGCTGACGGAAACCACGGCCTCAACGGCGGCAGGTACAGCAGCTGCGTCTGCAGGACGTGCCGTCCCTGACGGCGGGTCGGCAGGCCCCGTTGTCGGGCATCCTGCGAGCCGACGACGCAAAGGCAGGTTCGATGGCTCCTCGACGGGTTCTCACCGCGAGCGTCCGGCGGTTATCTCAGCCGGCACCTACGACCCCGCTCCGATGGGCGCTCCCCCACCCGGCATGGCACATTCCCGCACACGTCGAGGCCGAGCAGGGCTACTTCCACGCCCAGTACGTCCAGGGCCGCTGATCCCCCACCGCACGCACGGGCAGGGCCCGCCACGGTGTACGGGCCCCGACTCGTTCCCCGGCAGCTCAGCACCGGCCCTCTCATGCCTCACCGCCGCACGCCGGGCGAAGAGCTGGCGGGCTGGAAGCGCGAGCACAATCGCTCGCATGAAGAGGCCCGGGCTCCGGGCCCACGTCGAGCACGTCTTCGCCCGCGTAAAGACCTGGAAGATCCTCAGCGACTGCCGCCTCAAGGGCGACGGCGTCCGACACGCCATGCTCGGCATCGCCCGACTGCGTAACCTCGCTCTCACGCCCCCCGGGAGGGAG harbors:
- a CDS encoding serine/threonine-protein phosphatase, coding for MDRPSAVERSLREAAPHEIFDVVRSLIERRHGARSVDLLLVDYAMTRLQPVGVLPHTRPPVPVHDSAPGRAFGAQEPHCVHDHQASTVTVYLPVSVRGDRLGVLSVTVRAAEDGELSAAVLQDLQECADALAHEVVVAERDTDVFLQARRAERLTLAAEMQWQLLPGRSCARPEYSLGAQLEPAYAIFGDSFDWSASADDLYVTVSNGMGEGIDAALLTNLAINALRNARRAGLSLSDQAYLADQAVYGQHRGSQYLSTLLFRFHLPTGDVEIIDAGSPRVWRVRRGVVEPIELEAQMPLGMFEDTAYVPQQFRVEPGDRLLFISDGVYDALSPGGEKYSLRALAASINNTRLLPAPQVPRVMLQELLGHRGSGPAADDSLVMCLDWHGRSASHGR
- a CDS encoding MarR family transcriptional regulator; its protein translation is MREALTSLHQHTSPAVPEIGQVLELLEIAWEHRRDTLSTAPLSPAQTRVMYIIEREPGVNLSTLGRRLSAAAPSITRLCDRLQAAGFVRRTPRPEDRREMQLELTDVGIAHLHAIRNRREEVLHQAMSRMTPEAQNALATGLIALCDAVSTSGQDIGHRASA